A window of Ruminiclostridium herbifermentans genomic DNA:
GTTTTATTGAATTTGAAATTCCATATGGCCAATTAACAAGTATAATTGACACAAAAGGAGCCTTTTGGAATTCCTTTGATAAAGTAATATTATCAAAGAAAATAAACGTAATATCCTATGGTATTACTACTGATACTGTTAAATCTATAGAAAGTGTTATAGATTTCTATGAAAAAAATCTGATTGAAGCTATAAACAGCAACAAATTTTCAAAAGTAGAAAGCTGTCTGCTGAAGGGAAGTAATCTGTATAATTCACAAAAAAAGCTAGTTCCTTACCTTTATAATAAAAATACAAAGGAAAAGCTCATTAATTATGAGATTTATGCAATTGATTACGACTACGTAAACCAGCAATACAGAGCATATGTTTTGGAAGAAATCGCAATTAAATACTCTGGAAAAAACTATGTCAACAATAAATATAGTTGGTGTTATACCTTAAAGGCTGACAGTACAGGAAATTTAAAGATGACTGATATTTTCAAATGGTAATGAAGACATTGTTTAAAGGTGCATTAAAATTAGTAAAATTATTGAGATGATAAAAGAGGTTACAGATTGCTAAAAAGCTGTAACCTCTTTTAAAATGCTTAAATGTTAAATTAAATTACCGACAATTGCACTGTGTAGTTAGTAGTCATAATTTACACAATAAAAAGTTGGTAAGTAGCATATACAAGTATTAAATATACTCTATCATAAGCCACCTTAAACACATGTATATCCACCATCAACAGGAAGAATTACACCTGTTACATAGGCAGAGTTTTCTGATGCTAAAAATAAAGTAGCAGTATCTAACTCTCCCTCATTCCCATATCTTCCAACAGGAACACTGGCCTTCATATAGTTTGTGAAGTACTCTGTATTTAAAGTATCAACAGTTAACTCAGTAGCAAAATATCCCGGGCATAAACAATTTACAGTTATATTATGCTTAGCCCATTCCGCTGCTAATGCTCTGGTTAAATTCACTACGCCTCCCTTAGCAGCATGATATGCTGCAGCAGGTAATGCCATATTTCCAACCATACCATACATTGATGATATATTTATAATACGTCCATATTTATTTTCAATCATAAGTTTGCCAAACTCACGAGCTATCTTGAATACACCATCCAAATCAACTGAAATTGTATAACTCCAATCATCATCTGTAGTTTCTTCAGCTGGGCCAACACCACCTGAGCCTGCATTGTTAATCAATATATCAGCTTTACCATATTCAGCTTTTACAGCTGCAACTGCAGATTTAATTGATGCAATATCTGTGACATCACATTGTATTGATAAACATTTAACACCTAATTCTCTTAATTCATCTGCTACCTTATCCAATTTTTCTTTACGTCTGGCTAGTATTGCAATATCAGCACCTTGACCCGCTAATGCTTTGGCCATCTGTACACCTAGTCCTGATGAAGCTCCAGTTACTACAGCTACTTTACCCTTTAAATCAAATAAATTCTTTGAATTCATAATAAGCCTCCTATCCTATCTGAGCTACGATAATGTTAATATTTGCTAACAACTACTACTTCCAACTATCCTAAAAAAGATACATAAAATGTTTTAAATGAACTTTCGCACATAAAAGTCTATCGATGAGAGAGATTTAGCTGCGAAAGTTGTAGCTTTAATTAAATCTCAGCTTAAAATTTAGCATTCATATAATTAAACGAATATATTAAAAAAATAACAAACATCGTTATTTATTTAACAATTTAATTTTATCACACTAATAAAAATAAGTCCAGCAAAATTAATTTTTTGTCTTATTTAATAATATTTTGTCGTTCTTTGACTTGTATATATCCTTAGTTTATATCCTGTTTTTATATACTAATAGAAAAGACAGAGTTATAAAATCTCTGTCTTTTTTTTAAAATTCATTAATCTGTTTTTTCTGTCTCTTTTCCAAACACCGCTCTAGCACTTTCAGCTTGTGGGTTATGTTTTATATTCTTTGATGGGAAAGCACCATCTTGTAGTTTGCTTTTTGTATTTCTATTTTTCTTGTTTTTTCCCATTATTTTACCCATTATTATCACTCCAAAAATTTTATTGTGTGCTTATAAAAACAAATTCAATTTATATATAGTATAAATATAAATTATTATTTTATTCACTTAAGGCGGTACTTAGATTAATATATTTGCTTGAATTTGTGGGTGAAGAATAGTTAATTCTACTATGGTCTGTTGTAAAACAAGAAATAATATATATCTATAATAATCTGCTTATATAATACTCCCGTGCAATATATCTATTGCTTGCTCCCGAAATTAGCGCTGAAATAATTACGGTGAAGAACAAACACTTTTGACGACCGTATTACCAAGGTATCCTGAGTTAATACTTACAGCTACTTTACTTCCGCTATGTCGGCTATAATACTTGTTTTTCCCTTATTATTTCTAGCATCAATTCCAGTTATTCTTCTTTTAAAGCTTGCTCCTTTTTTTCCTTCTCTATCTTTCTCCAGTGGTAAGCGAAGGTTGGTAATGCAACTATTACAACAGCAATAGACTTTGCTACATTTTTTTTACTATTTATTAATTGGTTATTATAGTTCATTTTTTGATTATACTCATTTATTTTCTGCTCTTCTTCATATCTCTTAAATTCTTCTTCAGTCATAGAAGGAGTCTTCTGAATAGGATATGCCTCATAATAATAATTTGTAGGAAATAGGACATCAGTAATATTCTGTACTGTAAAAATCAATCCAATTAGTATCATCATTAGTGAAACAAAGCTTACTAGATATAAATATATGTTTCTCAATTTTGACATAGTTAACGCCTCTTCCTTTATAGATATTAATGCAAACAAACCAATTACAAAAATTATAAAAAGCACTAAGCTACCTATTATTAAAACTACCTCCATATCAAGCCATTTCAATTTATGCAAATATATTAACTCTCACCATGTAAAAATGTAGGTGTGAGAACTTATATATAAATTAATTCAAATTTCATATAAATAAGACAATACTTTGTAAGCTAACCATTTAAATTCCCACACCTTAAATTCCCACACCGATAGACTTATACACGCAAAATGTTCTATTCATTTATTCTACTTTTCCAACTGAATTTTCATATTCCTTTAACTCATCCTTAGATATTTTATCAACAAATGCATTTTCCAAAACACTCTCAGCAGAACAGCTTGTTGTATAGTACCAATCCTTAACACTCTTTTCAACCTGAGCATCAGTTCCTTCAGGCTTTTTGGGATATACTGCTATAACCTTTTTAGTATCCTTATCCTTTAATCCTATCCTTTGAGTTCCTTCAAATTTTCTCATAATTTTATTCATGCCCTGCATATGCTTACTCACTTAAGAGTAGGAGCATGAGTTTCTTCCCTCCTATATTCTATAATTTATTTTTTATTTTCTTAATTATTCCTGTTAATTTTAAATTTAAACTTTATAGTATAATGCCCAATTTAAATCAAAAAATTCTATTATATAAAAAAGTTCCATCATCCTAATTGGTATAATCCCCAATAAAGATAATGGAACTATTTTTTAAGATAATCCATATTTAATTATTTACATACTTTTTCTCTATCTCCAATAATAGCTTTTTTGTTGGCAGTCCATTACGATATCCAATTAGCCTCCCATCTGAACCAATAACTCTATGGCATGGAATAAATATAGGAATTGGATTTCTATTATTTGCATTACCTACTGCTCGACTTGCTTTTTCATTGCCAGCAGCTATTGCTATTTCCTTATAGCTTCTTGTTTCACCGTAAGGTATATCACATAGGCATTTCCATACATTTTTCATAAAAGGAGTTCCCTCTGGCGCTAAAGGAAGATTAAATACTTGGCGCTTACCCTGGAAATATTCATATAGCTGGCGGTTTGCCTCCCTTAGCAGGTCTGTTTCCTTTATGCTATAGTTATTTATATAATTATACTGTTCTCGCTTTTCATATTTATGCTTAAGTAAAGCTTTCCCCTGATTCAAAGATATATCAGCTTCAAAAAAAATATTTGTTATACTGCCAGCCTCTTCTGCTATGCCAATTTGTCCTATATCAGTCATATAGTAAAAAATACTTTTCATGGTATTAGCCAATTCCTTTCTTAGCGCCCACTTTCTTTTAAGTTGATTACTTTTTTATTGGCAGCTTAATAATGTATTAACAGCTCCATCTGCTCTGAACTTCCAAAAGAACCAATTTAAAACCAGGAGAGATATACCAGCTATGCAAAACTCCTTGCTATATCAGTTTATATATTTGGGGCATAATTCCTTAATTAATACAATATCTTATATACTAGCTTTTACTACTCCTGATTATTTACCTTATCTCTGAATTCTTTTGGTGACAGACCTGTATTTTTTTTAAATGCCAATGAGAAATAATTTGTATCGTGATATCCTATTTGTTCAGCTATTTCATATGTTTTAAGTCTTGAATCTGTTAATAGCTGCTTTGCCTTTTCAATACGTTTACGAGTAATATATTCATTACAGCCCTCTCCCATTTCCTTCTTAAAAAGTCTTGAAAAATAGTTTCGTGCTACGTGAAACTGTTCTGCTAAGGTAAATACAGTTAAGTCCTCACTAAAATGTTGATTTATGTATTCTGTAGCCGCTTCAACTATTTCATGCATCTGCTTTTTATTAGAATACATTAGCTTCATTATAAACATTTCAGTAAATGCACTGCAATTTTCTATATTGTTACTTTGCAATGTAGAAATAAATGTTTCCAGCCTGCCATCTGCGGGATTCCCAGTAGTTTTTAGGTATTCCCAATAAAAAGCTGCTGCCAAATCATAAAATTTTTGTTCAGCACTGTTTTTATTATTTTCTGATGTTCTAACTTCGTTAATATATTTTTTTAAATATTTCTTTACGCTATCTGCATCATTTACATTCTCAAGAATTTTTTCTTTATAATACAATAACTTATTATCAATAATTACATATGCTTCATGTACACTAGCTGCAGTGTTCTTGTCATTTTCTAAATTATATTGCTTACAATTTTCATTTGCCTGATTATAAGAAAATGTAATCTCTGACATATTAGAAACTACAGAGCCTATTCCAACTCTTAGAGAAACATCAAACTCAACATTAATTATCTCCTGAAGCTTTGAAATTTGCTCACTAGTGTCTTCATATTGCGGACATACATAAAAAATTATGACAATATCTCCACTTCGATTTTGAAATGTCCATCCTAAGTTTTTACTATCCACCATATCAATTATAAAGTTCTTAATGGATATCATAAGCAAATTTTTGTGCTGACGCCACACACTGTCATAAGATATTTCAGGTCTAATTAATGCCACCTGATAATCACAATCATCATCAAATGCCAGCTTCTCTTTTATATTTACTGTCTCTATATGATTTGCAGCTTTTTCTGTAAGTTCTAAAAGAGACTTTTCAATTTCCCGCTGGCTATCAATCATTTTCTTTCTGTTAATAATATTATCATTTAACGTAGACTGCATCTCACTTTTTATATTTTCTATCTGCTGACTGATAGATTTTGTTAACTTGTTTTCATCAACAGGCTTTAGTATAAAATCTTTAACACCAAGAGAACAACTTTTTTGGGCATACTTAAAGTCATCATATCCCGTTAAGACAATAACCTTTAGCTTTGGGAGCATTTCAAGCATAAGTCTTGTCATTTCCAAACCGTCCATTTCTGGCATACAAATATCAGTAAGCATTATATCAGGTTTTTCAACGCGGGCAATCTCCAATGCCTCCTTACCGCAGGAAGCCGTTAGGATTTTTCCTATTCCTAATTTTTCCCATTCAATTATTCTATGTAGTCCATTTCGAATTATGATTTCATCATCAACAATTAAAACCTTTAACAAAAAATATCACCAACCATTTCAATTATGTTTTCATATGGAGCCTTACATTTGCTGTAACGCCTCCATATTCATTGCTTTCATAAAAAATTCCATATGGTTCACCAAAAAACAGTTTAATTCTGCGATGAACATTTCTCACACCATATCCCCCAGTACTTGATTCATTATCCTCAAGAGTTTTATTTAAATTACTAATTTGACTTTCAGACATGCCTACACCGTTATCGATAACTTTTACAATTAAATCTTCCTCATCCTTTATAGCAGTTATCTTAATAAAACCCTTTACTGGCTTTTCCTTCAAGCCATGATAAATTGCGTTTTCAACTAAAGGCTGCAGAGTCATTTTAGGTATTTTTACATCATTAAATTCTTCTGGAATATCAATATAGCTTTCCATTTTGTCCTTATATCGAATCTCCTGTATAGTCATATAATTTTCAACATGCTCTGCTTCATTTTTTAATGGGATAATGTCTTCGCCACCACTTAAGCTTATCCGATAAAAACCAGCTAGAGCTTTTACCATTGTGGAAATATCATAATTCCCTCCAAGAAGTGCTTGCCAGTGTATTGATTCCAACGTATTATATAAAAAATGAGGATTTATTTGAGCTTGAAGTGCTTTAAATTCTATTTCCTTTAGTTGCCTCTGTTCATCATAAATCTTTTCCATTAATACCTTAATCTGCTCCACCATTATATTGAACCCATCTGAAACCTGACTAAAATCATATCCATAGGGCGATAACTCAATACGTGTAGTAAAGTCTCCATTTGAAACCATAGACATTCTATAAATCAATTCATCAAAGGGCCTTAAAAGTCTTTTACTAAAAATAAATGATATAAATATTGCAACTATAACAGTTAAAAGTACAATAAATAGTATAATAACTAGAAGAACATTGTTATCTCTGAGTATATAGCTTAGTGGAAGTGTTCCTACTACATACCAATCCCAATCTTCAAAGTATTTATACATAACAAGCTTTCCATCTATCTCAATTGAGCCGTCTTGCTTATTTAATATTTTTTTTAGATTTGCGTCAGTTGATATTTTACTTTTATCATTATGAGAAACAATTGTTCCATTACTATTAATAATAAAGGTTTCAAGAGGAAGATTAGTATTTCCATGAGAATAAAACCTTGTAAGCGTTTCCTCTGTAACAGATAAACAAAGCATACCTATTGGCTTTTTTATTTTATACTTATCAAATATTGGCTGGTAAATTGCAAAAGTGTATTTGCTGTTATTAATAGGATCCTTTCGGAAACTGACCTTAATTGGGCTTCCAGTAATATTTTCATTGGAAAGATATCTCCTCACATTTGAATAATCAGCATTTCTTCCTGCCTTTGTTGGCCCTAAATATAGTATTTTGTCATCCATAGCTTTATAAAGATATATGTAGAAAAGGTTATCTTTTGATTCAAATACATTTGACATTGTCTGATAAACATCATCAACAATGTTAGTAAACTCCATTGTGTTTTCAGCACGCATTGAAAGATACTCCTGCAGGCTTTTATCAGTTACAAAACTATCAGGTGTTCTTTCAATCTGATTTAAAAAATTTTGAAGATTTAATGTGTTCTGTTCAAGCTGCAGCATGGTCATATCTTTTGCTTGCTGCTTTATAGAACGACTGGTTACGATATATGAACATGCAAATACTATTAAAACAGTTATACAAATTGTTATAACAAGATAGTATGTAAGTTTAAATCTAAATGGCATTTTCTTTATATTAATCCTTGCTGATTGCAGTAACCTGTTTTTCATTCTAACCTCCACAACAACTTTAGTAAATAATTAAAGTATAACTATCACACATTAGTTTGAGTAATATTGTTTTGCAACCTCTTCCATGGCCTCAGCAGCAGCTTTGGGGTCCTCACCGCCAAATATCTGCCTAGTTAATGACAAATGTGCATCTGACAGTTTTAAAGGAAGATATTGATCATACCAAAATTGAACATTTGGAGATTGGTTTATATACTCTAATATTTTATTTGTTAGCGGATCTGTTATTTTAAGATCATTAACAGGAGGTATCTTACCTGCAGCAATTCTCTTCTCTACAGCTATATCATCAATTAAATATTTTATAAGCTGAAAAGCCTCGTCTTTATGGGCACAGGAATTTGCTATTGCATAATAGTTGTCTCCTAATGTACCAATTGTATTTCTTGCATCACCCTTCCCCCCTTCAATAGCTGGGAACGGAAATACCCCTACTTTATCCAAAAACTCAGGTTTTTCGTATTTTAATGTGCTTAAAAACCAACTTCCTGCTAACATCATAGCAGCAGAGTTATTATACATTAGGTCACGTGCATCACCTGCATCCTCATCCATCCAATTAAATCCTTCTGGAAATGCTCCCATATTAACTAATTGCTGTACCATTTCACCAGCTTTAACAAAAGCTTTGTCGCTAAATGAGCCTCCGTCTTTTCTATTTGCTGCATTATCAAATATAGATGGTCCACCCAATCTGTCCACAAAGTACATATAGAACATTGAGCCTGTCCACGCCGTTCTATTAGCTAATGCAAATGGAATATACCCATTTCTCTTTAACTTGGTAATAACTTCTAGTAGTTGTTCATATGTATCTGGAGGAGTAATATTCAAAGCGTTAAATATGTCTTTATTATAAAAAATAAGTGCAATTGACATATTTTCAACAGGAACTGCCCATATACCATTTTCATCTGTAACCATTTTTAAAGCTTTTTCATTGAATCTTGAACTATAATTGTCTTGCAGCATATATTTCTCTAGATTAACAATTTCACCAATACTAATATACTCATTTAGTGTACCTCCTGACCATGTAGGAAAAACATCTGGCATTTGGTTAGTAGCTACACATACTGATAACTTATTCTTATAAAGATCATTTGGTATTTTCTCTTGAATTACTTGATAATCAGTATTGTTTTGTTCAAACCGCATTATAGAATCGTCTATCACAAGATTAACGGCTGAATCTCCCTGAATGGTATACAAAGTTAATTGTTTTTTTTGACGTTTCTGCACATCCATATTATGCCCATTATAAAAACAACCGGTACAAGTTATCAATAGCAAAAAAGCAAAAAGGGATTTTAGTGCTTTTCTCATGTAAACCTCCGCGCTTTATATTTAGATTCACAAAAAAATTCTATTACTAAAGGATTACTAATTACCTAAGTCTTAGAACTCTTATACAAGTCAAAATAAACGTTTTCACACATAACCTAAGAAAGAAAATCAGCTTTGCTCAAATTTTAAGATATATATTAATATACAAAAGCGAATTATATTGTTTGCTGCAAAGAACTGCTAACTCACAATCAAAATCCTCGCATTTATTCCACATCCAAGAATAGCAAAAAAGTAGATATTTCACTTTTCAATCCCTAAATATTGGAATCATTTTATCTAGAAATTATTCTACAACACGTAATTTAAGTTTAGTACTACAATTGCCTTTGTATTACTCGTAAAACATAAAAGTTCTATAATCTAAAAAAATTTAGACATAGGATACATATATTATATACTATGTCTAATAACTTTCCAATTTTTAAATTATATGACACCTAAACTAAACTGAAATTTTCATTACAATATTTTCAATAATATTTTCACTGTAATAAAGTTTCATTTAATTTAGGTGAGTAAGCAAAGCGGGAGATAATCTCACCGTCTAATATTCAAAGTGGTGTCCCCAACTTATTGAAGTGGGGATTGATTTCTTGCCTCATCATATTGTCTTTTATATTACAAAATTAGCCCTTTACAGCTCCAGCCATCATACCTTTTATTAATTTATCTTGTCCTATTGCAAATGCAATAATCATTGGTATAGCACTGAATGTCAAAACAGCCATTATCAATGGTATGTTAGCTTGATACTGTCCTTGATACTCCCATATAGAAAGTGGTAATGTTCTGCTTTTAGGTGACTGAGTTAATACAAGTGCAAAGCTGAATTCATTCCACATATTTACACTGTTATAAATTGCAAGAGTAGCTAACCCCGGCTTAGATAACGGAAGAATTATATTAAAAAATGTTCTAAACTTACCGCAACCATCTATTTCCGCTGATTCCTCAAGTTCATTTGGAATTTCTGCCATAAAGCTGGTTAGAATAAAAACAGAAATAGGGAGGTTAAATGCAACATATGGACCAATCAATGCA
This region includes:
- a CDS encoding SDR family NAD(P)-dependent oxidoreductase, with translation MNSKNLFDLKGKVAVVTGASSGLGVQMAKALAGQGADIAILARRKEKLDKVADELRELGVKCLSIQCDVTDIASIKSAVAAVKAEYGKADILINNAGSGGVGPAEETTDDDWSYTISVDLDGVFKIAREFGKLMIENKYGRIINISSMYGMVGNMALPAAAYHAAKGGVVNLTRALAAEWAKHNITVNCLCPGYFATELTVDTLNTEYFTNYMKASVPVGRYGNEGELDTATLFLASENSAYVTGVILPVDGGYTCV
- a CDS encoding CPC_1213 family protein — its product is MGKNKKNRNTKSKLQDGAFPSKNIKHNPQAESARAVFGKETEKTD
- a CDS encoding methylated-DNA--[protein]-cysteine S-methyltransferase, whose amino-acid sequence is MKSIFYYMTDIGQIGIAEEAGSITNIFFEADISLNQGKALLKHKYEKREQYNYINNYSIKETDLLREANRQLYEYFQGKRQVFNLPLAPEGTPFMKNVWKCLCDIPYGETRSYKEIAIAAGNEKASRAVGNANNRNPIPIFIPCHRVIGSDGRLIGYRNGLPTKKLLLEIEKKYVNN
- a CDS encoding response regulator, which produces MLKVLIVDDEIIIRNGLHRIIEWEKLGIGKILTASCGKEALEIARVEKPDIMLTDICMPEMDGLEMTRLMLEMLPKLKVIVLTGYDDFKYAQKSCSLGVKDFILKPVDENKLTKSISQQIENIKSEMQSTLNDNIINRKKMIDSQREIEKSLLELTEKAANHIETVNIKEKLAFDDDCDYQVALIRPEISYDSVWRQHKNLLMISIKNFIIDMVDSKNLGWTFQNRSGDIVIIFYVCPQYEDTSEQISKLQEIINVEFDVSLRVGIGSVVSNMSEITFSYNQANENCKQYNLENDKNTAASVHEAYVIIDNKLLYYKEKILENVNDADSVKKYLKKYINEVRTSENNKNSAEQKFYDLAAAFYWEYLKTTGNPADGRLETFISTLQSNNIENCSAFTEMFIMKLMYSNKKQMHEIVEAATEYINQHFSEDLTVFTLAEQFHVARNYFSRLFKKEMGEGCNEYITRKRIEKAKQLLTDSRLKTYEIAEQIGYHDTNYFSLAFKKNTGLSPKEFRDKVNNQE
- a CDS encoding sensor histidine kinase, giving the protein MKNRLLQSARINIKKMPFRFKLTYYLVITICITVLIVFACSYIVTSRSIKQQAKDMTMLQLEQNTLNLQNFLNQIERTPDSFVTDKSLQEYLSMRAENTMEFTNIVDDVYQTMSNVFESKDNLFYIYLYKAMDDKILYLGPTKAGRNADYSNVRRYLSNENITGSPIKVSFRKDPINNSKYTFAIYQPIFDKYKIKKPIGMLCLSVTEETLTRFYSHGNTNLPLETFIINSNGTIVSHNDKSKISTDANLKKILNKQDGSIEIDGKLVMYKYFEDWDWYVVGTLPLSYILRDNNVLLVIILFIVLLTVIVAIFISFIFSKRLLRPFDELIYRMSMVSNGDFTTRIELSPYGYDFSQVSDGFNIMVEQIKVLMEKIYDEQRQLKEIEFKALQAQINPHFLYNTLESIHWQALLGGNYDISTMVKALAGFYRISLSGGEDIIPLKNEAEHVENYMTIQEIRYKDKMESYIDIPEEFNDVKIPKMTLQPLVENAIYHGLKEKPVKGFIKITAIKDEEDLIVKVIDNGVGMSESQISNLNKTLEDNESSTGGYGVRNVHRRIKLFFGEPYGIFYESNEYGGVTANVRLHMKT
- a CDS encoding extracellular solute-binding protein, with translation MRKALKSLFAFLLLITCTGCFYNGHNMDVQKRQKKQLTLYTIQGDSAVNLVIDDSIMRFEQNNTDYQVIQEKIPNDLYKNKLSVCVATNQMPDVFPTWSGGTLNEYISIGEIVNLEKYMLQDNYSSRFNEKALKMVTDENGIWAVPVENMSIALIFYNKDIFNALNITPPDTYEQLLEVITKLKRNGYIPFALANRTAWTGSMFYMYFVDRLGGPSIFDNAANRKDGGSFSDKAFVKAGEMVQQLVNMGAFPEGFNWMDEDAGDARDLMYNNSAAMMLAGSWFLSTLKYEKPEFLDKVGVFPFPAIEGGKGDARNTIGTLGDNYYAIANSCAHKDEAFQLIKYLIDDIAVEKRIAAGKIPPVNDLKITDPLTNKILEYINQSPNVQFWYDQYLPLKLSDAHLSLTRQIFGGEDPKAAAEAMEEVAKQYYSN